The following proteins are encoded in a genomic region of Chelmon rostratus isolate fCheRos1 chromosome 3, fCheRos1.pri, whole genome shotgun sequence:
- the LOC121604721 gene encoding proto-oncogene vav-like isoform X2, whose protein sequence is MELWRQCALWLIECRVLPDNHRVTWEGAQVCDLAQALRDGVLLCQLLNNLLPQAVNLREINLRPQMSQFLCLKNIRKFLGVCQERFHLRKSELFEAFDLFDVRDFAKVIHTLSTLSHSSIATQRGLQPFPLEGCTTDDETYSSLSDQIDDTVDEDDDLYDFVEDEEDEGDEIYEDLMRTDEQPEAQKTGVDKRECCLQEIRQTEEKYSDTLESILQHFMKPLEKFLPTQDIESIFINIKDLASTHRNLLEEVRTSILHCGAKNLYQVFLNYKERLLLYGRYCSQVETATKHLDKLSNTKEDIKMKLEECSNRANSGRFSLRDLLMVPMQRVLKYHLLLQELVKHTTDPTDKENLRTALDAMRDLAQSVNEVKRDNEIIRQITTFQLSIENMTQSLALYGRPKIDGELKICGPEKKSKQDRYAFLFDKAMFVCKKKSGETFELKEIIELQNYQIRDETTGEKDNKKWSYLFLLLDCYGRCGYDLFFKTRELKKKWLEQFEMALSNMCPENCAANNHDFQMHCFEETTSCKACSMLLRGIFFQGYRCTRCKMAAHKECLGRVPACGRNSDHAGTVRKNKTHRTSGHSSIGFPKMEVCQEYFGLPPPPVGFGQPLHLSKGDIIELTRADVDLPWWEGRNLTVGQMGWFPCQKVQPYVSRPTPDLTVFHWYAGNMDRTAAKNLLMSRSDGTFLVRQKDGGEYAISIKFNMDIRHIKITSVEGLYRINEKKAFSGLIELIQFYQQNSLKEYFKDVDTTLRTPYKQPEESNSSNNTPNTTPGGSMRSFGIARARYDFSARDRSELSLQEGDTIKILSKKGHSGWWKGEVYGRVGFFPANYVEEDYSDYC, encoded by the exons atggagtTGTGGCGGCAGTGTGCATTGTGGTTGATTGAATGTCGAGTTCTTCCTGATAACCACCGGGTCACATGGGAGGGCGCACAG GTGTGTGACCTGGCTCAGGCTCTGAGAGATGGCGTGCTGCTCTGCCAGTTGCTGAACAACCTGCTGCCTCAGGCCGTCAACCTGAGAGAGATCAACCTGCGCCCACAAATGTCCCAg tTCCTGTGCCTGAAGAATATCCGCAAGTTTCTGGGAGTTTGTCAGGAGAGGTTTCATCTCAGGAAGAGTGAACTGTTTGAGGCCTTTGACCTGTTCGATGTTCGAGACTTCGCAAAG gtcATACACACTTTGTCCACCCTCTCTCATTCATCCATTGCTACACAAAGAGGACTCCA GCCTTTTCCTCTGGAGGGATGTACTACCGATGATGAGACCTACAGCAGCCTGTCCGACCAGATAGA CGACACAGTGGACGAGGATGACGACTTGTACGACTTTGTggaagacgaggaggacgaAGGAGATGAGATCTATGAAGACTTGATGAGGACGGATGAACAACCTGAAGCT cagaagactgGAGTCGACAAGCGAGAGTGCTGCCTGCAGgagatcagacagacagaagagaaataCTCTGATACACTGGAATCTATATTACAG CACTTTATGAAACCTCTTGAAAAGTTTCTCCCGACTCAAGACATTGAGAGTATCTTCATCAACATAAAG GATTTGGCCAGCACCCATCGTAATCTGTTGGAGGAGGTCCGGACTTCCATCTTACACTGTGGAGCCAAGAACCTGTACCAGGTGTTCCTGAACTACAAGGAGAG GCTCTTACTGTACGGTCGTTACTGTAGTCAGGTGGAAACGGCGACGAAACATCTAGACAAGCTTTCAAACACGAAGGAGGATATCAAAATGAAACTGGAG gAGTGttcaaacagagcaaacagtggGCGTTTTTCTCTCAGGGATCTACTCATGGTCCCAATGCAGCGAGTCCTCAAATATCACCTGCTGTTACAG gagcTGGTGAAGCACACCACTGACCCTACAGACAAAGAGAACCTCCGCACAGCTCTTGATGCCATGAga gacTTGGCGCAGTCCGTGAACGAGGTGAAACGGGACAATGAGATCATCAGACAGATCACCACCTTCCAGTTGTCCATAGAAAACATG ACTCAGTCTCTAGCTCTTTATGGTCGCCCCAAGATCGACGGAGAGCTGAAGATCTGCGGCCCAGAGAAAAAGTCTAAACaggacag GTATGCGTTCCTCTTCGATAaggccatgtttgtgtgtaagaaGAAGAGTGGAGAGACTTTTGAGCTAAAGGAGATCATAGAACTACAGAACTACCAGATACGAGATGAAACCACAGGAGAAAAGGACAATAAAAAG tggtCCTATTTGTTCCTCCTGCTGGACTGCTATGGGAGGTGTGGGTACGATTTATTCTTCAAAACCAGAGAGCTGAAGAAGAAATGGCTGGAACAGTTTGAGATGGCTCT GTCAAATATGTGTCCAGAGAACTGTGCAGCCAACAACCATGACTTCCAGATGCACTGCTTCGAGGAAACCACCAGCTGCAAGGCCTGCTCGATGCTGTTAAG gGGGATATTTTTCCAGGGCTATCGCTGCACACGCTGTAAAATGGCTGCACATAAAGAGTGTTTAGGCAGAGTTCCTGCCTGCGGACGAAACTCAG ATCATGCTGGCACTGTGAGGAAG aataaaacacacaggacCTCCGGACATTCCAGCATTG gATTTCCCAAGATGGAGGTGTGTCAGGAGTATTTTGGCCTGCCGCCGCCCCCCGTGGGCTTCGGCCAACCGCTTCACCTCTCCAAAGGTGACATCATCGAGCTGACCCGGGCCGACGTTGACCTGCCGTGGTGGGAG GGACGGAACCTGACTGTAGGACAAATGGGATGGTTCCCCTGCCAAAAAGTTCAGCCCTACGTCTCT AGGCCGACCCCTGACCTGACTgtcttccactg GTACGCAGGGAACATGGACAGAACTGCTGCCAAGAACCTGTTGATGTCCCGGTCGGACGGAACCTTCCTCGTGCggcagaaagatggaggagagtaTGCTATCAGCATCAA GTTCAACATGGACATCAGACACATTAAGATCACATCTGTTGAAGGCCTGTACCGCATCAATGAAAAGAAAGCCTTCAGTGGTTTAATC GAGTTGATTCAGTTTTACCAGCAGAACTCTTTGAAAGAGTACTTCAAGGATGTGGACACCACGCTGCGTACGCCTTACAAACAACCGGAGGAAAGCAACTCGTCTAACAACACACCAAACACCACACCAG GAGGCAGCATGAGGAGTTTCGGCATAGCGAGGGCCAGGTATGACTTCTCAGCCAGGGACCGCTCAGAGCTGTCGCTGCAGGAGGGAGACACCATCAAGATCCTCTCCAAAAAAGGCCACAGTGGTTGGTGGAAGGGAGAGGTGTACGGCCGG GTGGGGTTCTTTCCAGCCAACTACGTGGAGGAGGACTACTCTGACTACTGCTGA
- the LOC121604721 gene encoding proto-oncogene vav-like isoform X1, with protein MELWRQCALWLIECRVLPDNHRVTWEGAQVCDLAQALRDGVLLCQLLNNLLPQAVNLREINLRPQMSQFLCLKNIRKFLGVCQERFHLRKSELFEAFDLFDVRDFAKVIHTLSTLSHSSIATQRGLQPFPLEGCTTDDETYSSLSDQIDDTVDEDDDLYDFVEDEEDEGDEIYEDLMRTDEQPEAQQKTGVDKRECCLQEIRQTEEKYSDTLESILQHFMKPLEKFLPTQDIESIFINIKDLASTHRNLLEEVRTSILHCGAKNLYQVFLNYKERLLLYGRYCSQVETATKHLDKLSNTKEDIKMKLEECSNRANSGRFSLRDLLMVPMQRVLKYHLLLQELVKHTTDPTDKENLRTALDAMRDLAQSVNEVKRDNEIIRQITTFQLSIENMTQSLALYGRPKIDGELKICGPEKKSKQDRYAFLFDKAMFVCKKKSGETFELKEIIELQNYQIRDETTGEKDNKKWSYLFLLLDCYGRCGYDLFFKTRELKKKWLEQFEMALSNMCPENCAANNHDFQMHCFEETTSCKACSMLLRGIFFQGYRCTRCKMAAHKECLGRVPACGRNSDHAGTVRKNKTHRTSGHSSIGFPKMEVCQEYFGLPPPPVGFGQPLHLSKGDIIELTRADVDLPWWEGRNLTVGQMGWFPCQKVQPYVSRPTPDLTVFHWYAGNMDRTAAKNLLMSRSDGTFLVRQKDGGEYAISIKFNMDIRHIKITSVEGLYRINEKKAFSGLIELIQFYQQNSLKEYFKDVDTTLRTPYKQPEESNSSNNTPNTTPGGSMRSFGIARARYDFSARDRSELSLQEGDTIKILSKKGHSGWWKGEVYGRVGFFPANYVEEDYSDYC; from the exons atggagtTGTGGCGGCAGTGTGCATTGTGGTTGATTGAATGTCGAGTTCTTCCTGATAACCACCGGGTCACATGGGAGGGCGCACAG GTGTGTGACCTGGCTCAGGCTCTGAGAGATGGCGTGCTGCTCTGCCAGTTGCTGAACAACCTGCTGCCTCAGGCCGTCAACCTGAGAGAGATCAACCTGCGCCCACAAATGTCCCAg tTCCTGTGCCTGAAGAATATCCGCAAGTTTCTGGGAGTTTGTCAGGAGAGGTTTCATCTCAGGAAGAGTGAACTGTTTGAGGCCTTTGACCTGTTCGATGTTCGAGACTTCGCAAAG gtcATACACACTTTGTCCACCCTCTCTCATTCATCCATTGCTACACAAAGAGGACTCCA GCCTTTTCCTCTGGAGGGATGTACTACCGATGATGAGACCTACAGCAGCCTGTCCGACCAGATAGA CGACACAGTGGACGAGGATGACGACTTGTACGACTTTGTggaagacgaggaggacgaAGGAGATGAGATCTATGAAGACTTGATGAGGACGGATGAACAACCTGAAGCT cagcagaagactgGAGTCGACAAGCGAGAGTGCTGCCTGCAGgagatcagacagacagaagagaaataCTCTGATACACTGGAATCTATATTACAG CACTTTATGAAACCTCTTGAAAAGTTTCTCCCGACTCAAGACATTGAGAGTATCTTCATCAACATAAAG GATTTGGCCAGCACCCATCGTAATCTGTTGGAGGAGGTCCGGACTTCCATCTTACACTGTGGAGCCAAGAACCTGTACCAGGTGTTCCTGAACTACAAGGAGAG GCTCTTACTGTACGGTCGTTACTGTAGTCAGGTGGAAACGGCGACGAAACATCTAGACAAGCTTTCAAACACGAAGGAGGATATCAAAATGAAACTGGAG gAGTGttcaaacagagcaaacagtggGCGTTTTTCTCTCAGGGATCTACTCATGGTCCCAATGCAGCGAGTCCTCAAATATCACCTGCTGTTACAG gagcTGGTGAAGCACACCACTGACCCTACAGACAAAGAGAACCTCCGCACAGCTCTTGATGCCATGAga gacTTGGCGCAGTCCGTGAACGAGGTGAAACGGGACAATGAGATCATCAGACAGATCACCACCTTCCAGTTGTCCATAGAAAACATG ACTCAGTCTCTAGCTCTTTATGGTCGCCCCAAGATCGACGGAGAGCTGAAGATCTGCGGCCCAGAGAAAAAGTCTAAACaggacag GTATGCGTTCCTCTTCGATAaggccatgtttgtgtgtaagaaGAAGAGTGGAGAGACTTTTGAGCTAAAGGAGATCATAGAACTACAGAACTACCAGATACGAGATGAAACCACAGGAGAAAAGGACAATAAAAAG tggtCCTATTTGTTCCTCCTGCTGGACTGCTATGGGAGGTGTGGGTACGATTTATTCTTCAAAACCAGAGAGCTGAAGAAGAAATGGCTGGAACAGTTTGAGATGGCTCT GTCAAATATGTGTCCAGAGAACTGTGCAGCCAACAACCATGACTTCCAGATGCACTGCTTCGAGGAAACCACCAGCTGCAAGGCCTGCTCGATGCTGTTAAG gGGGATATTTTTCCAGGGCTATCGCTGCACACGCTGTAAAATGGCTGCACATAAAGAGTGTTTAGGCAGAGTTCCTGCCTGCGGACGAAACTCAG ATCATGCTGGCACTGTGAGGAAG aataaaacacacaggacCTCCGGACATTCCAGCATTG gATTTCCCAAGATGGAGGTGTGTCAGGAGTATTTTGGCCTGCCGCCGCCCCCCGTGGGCTTCGGCCAACCGCTTCACCTCTCCAAAGGTGACATCATCGAGCTGACCCGGGCCGACGTTGACCTGCCGTGGTGGGAG GGACGGAACCTGACTGTAGGACAAATGGGATGGTTCCCCTGCCAAAAAGTTCAGCCCTACGTCTCT AGGCCGACCCCTGACCTGACTgtcttccactg GTACGCAGGGAACATGGACAGAACTGCTGCCAAGAACCTGTTGATGTCCCGGTCGGACGGAACCTTCCTCGTGCggcagaaagatggaggagagtaTGCTATCAGCATCAA GTTCAACATGGACATCAGACACATTAAGATCACATCTGTTGAAGGCCTGTACCGCATCAATGAAAAGAAAGCCTTCAGTGGTTTAATC GAGTTGATTCAGTTTTACCAGCAGAACTCTTTGAAAGAGTACTTCAAGGATGTGGACACCACGCTGCGTACGCCTTACAAACAACCGGAGGAAAGCAACTCGTCTAACAACACACCAAACACCACACCAG GAGGCAGCATGAGGAGTTTCGGCATAGCGAGGGCCAGGTATGACTTCTCAGCCAGGGACCGCTCAGAGCTGTCGCTGCAGGAGGGAGACACCATCAAGATCCTCTCCAAAAAAGGCCACAGTGGTTGGTGGAAGGGAGAGGTGTACGGCCGG GTGGGGTTCTTTCCAGCCAACTACGTGGAGGAGGACTACTCTGACTACTGCTGA
- the ubl5 gene encoding ubiquitin-like protein 5: MIEVVCNDRLGKKVRVKCNSEDSIGDLKKLIAAQTGTRHDKIVLKKWYTIFKDHVTLGDYEIHDGMNLELYYQ; encoded by the exons atgaTCGAGGTGGTTTGCAACGATCGCCTGGGCAAGAAAGTCCGGGTGAAGTGCAA ctCTGAGGATAGTATTGGAGACCTGAAGAAGCTCATTGCTGCCCAGACAGGAACACGACATGACAAGATCGTATTAAAGAAATG GTATACCATATTCAAGGACCACGTGACTCTGGGGGACT ATGAAATCCATGATGGGATGAACCTGGAGCTGTACTACCAGTAG
- the LOC121604244 gene encoding perforin-1-like encodes MPSSSAPPFLYLSLLLFLSHHHPVLSCQTGSRSECESAPFVPGHNLVGEGFDVVTLQRKGAYVFDMNTYLNPDGTCKLCPNPLQGGKLQKVPLSASSWSVFNQCNTEILSSAHTSVSSLMDTYTALVSSDWQVGLDIDEFVTDNLVGGTRSRVFNFTQERTREDRYFFSTHRVSCSHYRHRVAGITHLSPEFRQDLSRLPLRYNSITRPQYRELINTYGTHYIRQGYLGGRLRRITAIRTCLSTLNELSPNEVYSCLSLGVSVGLGMTSDNEQSCSKVLQNQGISTANNSDLYQHNTVLAGGTGWSGQFSLTHNDSLGYVNWLNTLKDHPDIVSYSLRPMYDLIQNDTQKAEMKTAIEEYLKENAVTILNKEPDCGSQNPNLASNCCPKKAEIGNLTVTIIRAWDLKGDFLGKTDSFATMWYGSTKHKTRVIKSNNPEWNESFDLGTVGTHLDLKVEVWDRDIGKDDRLGSCSLSLNPGTHKPSCPAKNGGFEFQYTLTCDPYLTGQGCRNYLPTP; translated from the exons ATGCCCTCCTCTTCAGCCCCACCCTTCCTCTACCtgagcctcctcctcttcctgtcacacCACCACCCTGTTCTCTCCTGTCAGACGGGGAGCCGCAGCGAATGTGAGTCCGCCCCCTTTGTACCGGGCCACAACTTGGTGGGGGAGGGCTTTGATGTGGTCACCCTGCAGCGTAAAGGAGCCTACGTGTTTGACATGAACACCTACCTCAACCCAGATGGCACCTGCAAACTCTGCCCTAACCCTCTTCAGGGCGGCAAGCTGCAgaaa gtgCCACTCTCTGCCTCGAGCTGGAGTGTGTTCAACCAGTGCAATACTGAAATCTTAAGCAGTGCACACACCTCTGTTAG CTCATTGATGGACACTTACACCGCCCTGGTCAGTAGTGACTGGCAG gttGGTTTGGATATAGATGAGTTTGTCACCGACAACCTGGTGGGAGGAACGCGCTCCCGTGTGTTTAACTTTACACAAGAAAGGACCAGAGAGGACCGCTACTTCTTCAGCACTCACAGGGTCAGCTGCAGCCATTATCG TCACCGTGTGGCAGGCATTACACACCTCAGCCCAGAGTTCAGGCAGGATTTGTCCAGACTGCCACTTCGCTACAACTCCATCACCAGGCCTCAGTACAGGGAGCTCATAAATACCTATGGCACACACTACATCCGCCAG GGTTACCTTGGGGGGCGACTCAGGCGAATCACAGCTATACGTACCTGTTTGTCCACACTGAATGAGCTTTCCCCAAATGAG GTCTATTCCTGCTTATCACTGGGTGTCTCTGTAGGCCTGGGAATGACATCTGATAACGAACAGTCTTGCAGTAAAGTCCTACAGAACCAGGGCATCTCCACCGCAAACAACTCAGATCTATaccaacacaacacagtgtTGGCAGGAGGCACTGGTTGGTCGGGGCAGTTTTCACTCACTCACAATGACTCACTGGGTTATGTGAATTGGCTGAACACCCTTAAGGACCATCCAGATATTGTCTCATACTCCCTTAGACCAATGTATGATCTGATCCAGAATGATACGCAGAAGGCAGAGATGAAAACTGCCATAGAGGAGTActtaaaagaaaatgctgtgaCGATCTTAAACAAAGAACCAGACTGTGGGAGCCAAAATCCCAACCTGGCTTCCAACTGCTGTCCAAAAAAGGCTGAGATCGGAAACCTGACTGTGACTATCATCAGAGCCTGGGATCTCAAAGGAGATTTCCTCGGCAAGACTGACAG CTTTGCTACGATGTGGTACGGCAGCACAAAGCACAAGACTCGTGTGATTAAATCAAACAACCCTGAGTGGAACGAAAGTTTTGATCTGGGCACG GTGGGCACACACTTGGATTTGAAAGTCGAGGTCTGGGACAGGGACATTGGAAAAGATGACAGACTGGGATCATGTTCGTTGTCCCTGAACCCGGGGACACACAAACCCTCCTGTCCAGCCAAGAATGGTGGTTTTGAGTTTCAGTATACTCTGACCTGCGACCCTTATTTGACTGGGCAGGGCTGCAGAAATTACCTGCCAACTCCATAG
- the pin1 gene encoding peptidyl-prolyl cis-trans isomerase NIMA-interacting 1 yields the protein MADEEKLPSGWEKRMSRSSGKVYYFNHITNASQWERPVGDGRAIMVEPDKVRCSHLLVKHNQSRRPSSWREQNITRTKDEALELIQKYIEEIKSGEEKFESLASQFSDCSSAKNGGDLGLFGRGQMQKPFEDASFALKVGDMSGPVFTDSGVHIILRTG from the exons atggcAGACGAGGAGAAGCTACCATCAGGGTGGGAGAAAAGGATGAGCCGCAGTTCAG GTAAAGTGTACTACTTTAACCACATCACCAATGCCAGCCAGTGGGAACGTCCGGTGGGAGATGGTCGTGCGATAATGGTCGAGCCAGATAAG GTACGCTGCTCTCACCTCCTGGTGAAGCATAATCAGTCTCGTCGTCCATCTTCATGGCGGGAACAAAATATCACACGGACTAAAGACGAGGCTCTGGAACTCATTCAGA AGTACATAGAAGAGATCAAGTCTGGAGAGGAGAAATTTGAGTCCCTGGCTTCTCAGTTCAGCGACTGCAGTTCGGCTAAGAACGGTGGAGATCTGGGGTTATTTGGCAGAG GTCAGATGCAGAAGCCTTTTGAAGATGCATCCTTTGCTCTCAAAGTGGGAGACATGAGCGGTCCTGTTTTTACTGACTCTGGAGTCCACATCATCCTACGCACTGgctga
- the LOC121604721 gene encoding proto-oncogene vav-like isoform X3, with the protein MELWRQCALWLIECRVLPDNHRVTWEGAQVCDLAQALRDGVLLCQLLNNLLPQAVNLREINLRPQMSQFLCLKNIRKFLGVCQERFHLRKSELFEAFDLFDVRDFAKVIHTLSTLSHSSIATQRGLQPFPLEGCTTDDETYSSLSDQIDDTVDEDDDLYDFVEDEEDEGDEIYEDLMRTDEQPEAQQKTGVDKRECCLQEIRQTEEKYSDTLESILQHFMKPLEKFLPTQDIESIFINIKDLASTHRNLLEEVRTSILHCGAKNLYQVFLNYKERLLLYGRYCSQVETATKHLDKLSNTKEDIKMKLEECSNRANSGRFSLRDLLMVPMQRVLKYHLLLQELVKHTTDPTDKENLRTALDAMRDLAQSVNEVKRDNEIIRQITTFQLSIENMTQSLALYGRPKIDGELKICGPEKKSKQDRYAFLFDKAMFVCKKKSGETFELKEIIELQNYQIRDETTGEKDNKKWSYLFLLLDCYGRCGYDLFFKTRELKKKWLEQFEMALSNMCPENCAANNHDFQMHCFEETTSCKACSMLLRGIFFQGYRCTRCKMAAHKECLGRVPACGRNSDHAGTVRKNKTHRTSGHSSIGFPKMEVCQEYFGLPPPPVGFGQPLHLSKGDIIELTRADVDLPWWEGRNLTVGQMGWFPCQKVQPYVSRPTPDLTVFHCALQQGRRKSTELLQRTMATKTEPNTEKCWYIRLYCDTGGI; encoded by the exons atggagtTGTGGCGGCAGTGTGCATTGTGGTTGATTGAATGTCGAGTTCTTCCTGATAACCACCGGGTCACATGGGAGGGCGCACAG GTGTGTGACCTGGCTCAGGCTCTGAGAGATGGCGTGCTGCTCTGCCAGTTGCTGAACAACCTGCTGCCTCAGGCCGTCAACCTGAGAGAGATCAACCTGCGCCCACAAATGTCCCAg tTCCTGTGCCTGAAGAATATCCGCAAGTTTCTGGGAGTTTGTCAGGAGAGGTTTCATCTCAGGAAGAGTGAACTGTTTGAGGCCTTTGACCTGTTCGATGTTCGAGACTTCGCAAAG gtcATACACACTTTGTCCACCCTCTCTCATTCATCCATTGCTACACAAAGAGGACTCCA GCCTTTTCCTCTGGAGGGATGTACTACCGATGATGAGACCTACAGCAGCCTGTCCGACCAGATAGA CGACACAGTGGACGAGGATGACGACTTGTACGACTTTGTggaagacgaggaggacgaAGGAGATGAGATCTATGAAGACTTGATGAGGACGGATGAACAACCTGAAGCT cagcagaagactgGAGTCGACAAGCGAGAGTGCTGCCTGCAGgagatcagacagacagaagagaaataCTCTGATACACTGGAATCTATATTACAG CACTTTATGAAACCTCTTGAAAAGTTTCTCCCGACTCAAGACATTGAGAGTATCTTCATCAACATAAAG GATTTGGCCAGCACCCATCGTAATCTGTTGGAGGAGGTCCGGACTTCCATCTTACACTGTGGAGCCAAGAACCTGTACCAGGTGTTCCTGAACTACAAGGAGAG GCTCTTACTGTACGGTCGTTACTGTAGTCAGGTGGAAACGGCGACGAAACATCTAGACAAGCTTTCAAACACGAAGGAGGATATCAAAATGAAACTGGAG gAGTGttcaaacagagcaaacagtggGCGTTTTTCTCTCAGGGATCTACTCATGGTCCCAATGCAGCGAGTCCTCAAATATCACCTGCTGTTACAG gagcTGGTGAAGCACACCACTGACCCTACAGACAAAGAGAACCTCCGCACAGCTCTTGATGCCATGAga gacTTGGCGCAGTCCGTGAACGAGGTGAAACGGGACAATGAGATCATCAGACAGATCACCACCTTCCAGTTGTCCATAGAAAACATG ACTCAGTCTCTAGCTCTTTATGGTCGCCCCAAGATCGACGGAGAGCTGAAGATCTGCGGCCCAGAGAAAAAGTCTAAACaggacag GTATGCGTTCCTCTTCGATAaggccatgtttgtgtgtaagaaGAAGAGTGGAGAGACTTTTGAGCTAAAGGAGATCATAGAACTACAGAACTACCAGATACGAGATGAAACCACAGGAGAAAAGGACAATAAAAAG tggtCCTATTTGTTCCTCCTGCTGGACTGCTATGGGAGGTGTGGGTACGATTTATTCTTCAAAACCAGAGAGCTGAAGAAGAAATGGCTGGAACAGTTTGAGATGGCTCT GTCAAATATGTGTCCAGAGAACTGTGCAGCCAACAACCATGACTTCCAGATGCACTGCTTCGAGGAAACCACCAGCTGCAAGGCCTGCTCGATGCTGTTAAG gGGGATATTTTTCCAGGGCTATCGCTGCACACGCTGTAAAATGGCTGCACATAAAGAGTGTTTAGGCAGAGTTCCTGCCTGCGGACGAAACTCAG ATCATGCTGGCACTGTGAGGAAG aataaaacacacaggacCTCCGGACATTCCAGCATTG gATTTCCCAAGATGGAGGTGTGTCAGGAGTATTTTGGCCTGCCGCCGCCCCCCGTGGGCTTCGGCCAACCGCTTCACCTCTCCAAAGGTGACATCATCGAGCTGACCCGGGCCGACGTTGACCTGCCGTGGTGGGAG GGACGGAACCTGACTGTAGGACAAATGGGATGGTTCCCCTGCCAAAAAGTTCAGCCCTACGTCTCT AGGCCGACCCCTGACCTGACTgtcttccactg TGCACTGCAACAGGGACGGAGAAAGTCCACAGAGCTGTTACAGAGAACAATGGCCACAAAAACAGAACCAAATACTGAAAAGTGCTGGTATATCAGGCTGTATTGTGACACTGGTGGGATCTAG